ACAACAACTGGACGAGGAGCTAAAACAGAATTCCTGGCTGACGGTTGAAGCCAGCAGCGAATTATTATTCGCAACTCAGCCAGAAGATCTTTACCGCAGCGCCTTGAATCAATTGGGTATCAATCCCGAATTTCTCAGCTCTGATGCGGGGCACGCGTAATGTCTGGCGTTGCTATTACCAATAAGATTCAGACATTAATGGGGTTTGATTTTGGTACTCAGCGCATTGGCATTGCTACCGGTCAGCGAGTGACAGAAACAGCAGGCCCACTTGATCCAGTCAAAGCCAAAGACGGCATCCCGAACTGGGACAACCTGCAAAAGATTATCAACGAATGGCAACCCGATGCATTTGTTGTGGGACTGCCATTAAACATGGATGGCACACCGTCCGATATGAGCAACCGCGCGGCCAAATTTGCCCGGCGGTTAGAAGGTCGTTTTCATCGTCCTGCCTATACTCAGGACGAACGCCTGACCAGTTTCGAAGCCAAAGGCATGGTAATCGATCAGGGTGGCGACCGTGATTTTGGTGCAAATTCAGTTGATGGTTTGGCCGCTCAATTAATTTTGCAAAGCTGGATGACCGAGCATCCGCGCGACTGAGTTTTAATACCATTTTAATCGCGGCAATTTGTTTTTAACGTTTTAATCACAGCCTGCCTTGCAGGTATGTTAGTTTTCCAGGAGAAATTATGAGCCTTCCTCCAGCCCTGCAGGATTGTGAAAAAACCTGCCAAGAGTTAGGTGATCGTCTGCACACTCTGCTGGCTCAGCGACAGATCGAAAATCCTCTGATAATCGGTATCCGTACGGGCGGCGTATGGGTCGCTGAACGCTTACACCAACATCTGAAACTGCAGGAAAATATTGGTGTACTGGATATCAGTTTTTATCGCGATGACTTTACCCGTCACGGCTTACATCCCCAGGTCAAAGGCTCCGAACTCCCTGACAGCATCGAAAATCGCCATATTATCCTGGTCGATGATGTGGTGATGAGCGGTCGTACGATTCGTGCAGCCATGAATGAGCTGTTTGATTACGGCCGCCCTGCCAGTATCCAGCTGGTCTGCTTATTGGATATAGGCCGACGTGAACTACCGATTCAGCCTGATCTTTGTGGCGCCAGCCTGGAACTATCCGACGGTCAGCTGGTGAAGCTGTCCGGCCCGGAACCCTTAACCCTGTCTCTAGCCTGAGGATTATAACTAATGAACTCGCCTCATCAGGTGCAGCTGACCGAAGATAGCCGCCTAAAGCACTTTTTAACGACCGAAGGCTTAAGCAAAGAATTATTAACAGAAATTCTTGATACCGCTGATTCATTTATCAGCACTCAGGAGCGTTCCGTTAAAAAGGTACCGTTACTGCGGGGTAAAACCGTAGTGAATCTGTTTTTTGAAAACAGTACCCGCACCCGCTCTACATTTGAGCTGGCGGCAAAACGTTTATCCGCCGACATTTTAAATCTGGATATTTCCAAGTCTGCCACATCCAAAGGGGAAACCCTGATGGATACGCTGTGGAATTTGGAGGCAATGTATTCGGATATGTTCGTTGTACGGCATGCTGACTCTGGCGCAGCCCACTTTATCGCAGAACATGTGACACCCAACGTAGCGATTATTAATGCCGGTGATGGTCGCCACGCACATCCGACACAAGCGATGCTGGACATGTTGACCATTCGTCGTCACAAACAAAGTATCGAGGGTAAGGTTGTCGCAATTGTTGGCGATATTCTGCATTCCCGTGTTGCGCGATCACAAATTCACGCATTGCGCACATTAGGTGCAGCTGAAGTTCGTGTAATTGGTCCTGGGACGTTACTCCCGAATGATATCGACGCACTGGGTGCCAAACCGTTTTATCGAATGGAAGATGGTTTAAAAGACTGTGACGTCATCATCATGCTGCGTTTACAAAAAGAACGAATGCAAAATGCTTTACTGCCGAGTGAGGGCGAATTTTTTAAATTATACGGTTTAACTGAACAAAAATTATTGCTGGCAAAACCAGACGCAATTGTTATGCATCCTGGGCCGATAAACCGTGGCGTTGAAATTGAATCGGCCGTAGCCGATGGGAATCAATCGGTGATTTTAAATCAGGTAAGTTATGGCATTGCGGTACGCATGGCAGTGATGGCGATGGCCATGAGTGGTCAGCAACAAGCCAGCAGCAATGAATATGAGGAGGCTTAATGATGCGTTATTGCTTAATTGAAGGCGCACGCCTGCTCGACCCGGCCAATGGTGTTGATAAAATTGCTGACATCTATGTTGCTGATGGCAAAATTCAGGCGATTGACCACAAACCCGCGGCGGGCGAAATTGAAACCAGCATAGACGGAAATAATAAGATTTTATTGCCAGGATTAATCGATCTTGGCGCCCACCTGGCTGAACCGGGTTTCACCCAGAAAGGTTCCATTGCCACGGAAACCAAAGCCGCTGCGCGCTCCGGTTTTACACATATATGCGCCCTGCCAGATACCAAGCCAGTTACCGACAGCCCGGCCGTTGTGCAATTAATTCAGGAAAAAGCGGCACAGGCGGGTTACGCCGAGGTATTACCTCTAGGTGCTGCGACACAAGGCCTGGAAGGTACACAACTGGCCAATATGTTCAGCCTGACCGAAGCAGGATGCCCGGCGCTCTCTAACGCCCGTAAGCCCATTAAAGACAGTTACGTTTTACAACGAGTAATGGAATACGCGGCTACCTACAATATCCGCTTATTTCTCAGTGCCAACGACACCACATTAGCTGATGGCTGTATGCATGCCGGCCCAACTGCGACTCGCATGGGTCTTGATGGTATTGCCGAGACAGCAGAGACCATTGCCCTGTCACAAATTTTACTGATGGCGGAACAAACCGGAGTACAGCTGCACATCAGTCAGATCAGCTCTGCCCGCAGTGTCCGAATGCTTCAACAGGCACGTGATAACGGTATTCGCGTTACCGCCGATGTGCCTCTGGCCAATCTGGTTTACACCGATGAGGCGGTAAACGGCTATAACAGCCAGTTTAATGTATTGCCGGTGTTACGTAGCGAATGTGATCGCCAGTCCTTGTTAGCAGCCGTTAATAATGGTGAGCTGGCTATTTCCTCCAATCATCGCCCGCATGAGATTGCAGCGAAAAAAGCGCCGTTCTCAGACGCAGAACCCGGTATGAGTATGTTCGACTGTTTCCTGCCACTGGCGCTGAAGTTAATCGCCGCAGAGGAACTGGACTGGCATGCCTTCGTGAAAGCGACCAGCCAGATTCCTGCACAGATCATTGGCAAGGATCATGTTGGCTTAGCCGAGGGCAATTTCTTCAGTGCGGTACTGGTCAATGCAAGTGCCACAACTGATTTGTCGCAGTTGGAGTCCAAAGGCAGTAATATCCCATGTACTGACGAGGAATTGACCGGCAAAGTTGAAGCTTTATTTGTGAGTGGTGCCCGAGTACTTTAGGTTGTTGGCATGAGCACTCAGTAAGGGAGCGGAACCGGATTTCGAGGTCCGTTTCTTTGCCAAATCCAATGCTATACTGAAGTCACCACGGCAGGAACAAACAATAGCAATTATCATTTGCAAACAACCCATAAATCAGTACATTTATAACTTCACAACAGGAGTAAGACATGAAACTGAGTTCCCTTTTTGCGATCGCCTTAACCACACTGGCTGCTAACGCCTGGTCCGCTGACCACGTCGTACAAATGAAGAATATGGGTGCAGATGGCACCATGGTATTTGAACCAGGCTTCCTGAAAGTTGCCGTGGGCGATACCGTAACATTTGAACCGACCGACCAGGGCCATAACTCTGAGTCCATTGCTAATCTGGTACCAGCAGGCGCGAAAGGCTGGAAAGGTGGTTTTGGCCAGAAGACCACAGTCACCATCGATAAAGAAGGCGTTTATGTGTATAAGTGCCTGCCTCACGCCATGATGGCCATGGTTGGCGTTATTCAAGCTGGCAATGCCACTAACCTGGAAAAAGTGAAAGCCGACTCCAAAGCGCTCAGCGCGACCTTCGTTATGAGTAAGGATCGATTGGATAAATACCTGGCCCAAGCCAAGTAAAAGCGCCGTAGAAACCTGATGCCGCCCTGGCATCAGGTCTTTCACCAGATATCACTTCAAACCCGCTGATTCCAGCGTACCATTTTGACGATCAAACAGGTCTGCGTACGCGCCATTGATATGGGTGTGAAACGCTTGTGACTACTCGACCAAGCCATTTCTTTGTACGCCATTAACAAAAAACAATCCGTTAGTTAATGACGTCCAAAGCAAAGATTGATCGAGCGAAACCGATCAGGCGTAAAGAACACGACTCTCGGCGCTATCTTCACCCGCATCCAGATTACAAACTTCGGTAGATAGCCCCATTTCAGCCAAACGTTCGAAGAATGGAATCGGATCCAGCTCCTCGACATTTGCCATGGTTTTCACATCCCACTCACCAGAGGCAATCAGTTTTGCAGCAGCAACCGGTGGGACGCCGGCAGTGAAAGCAATGGCTTGTGAATCGATATCGGCATACGTCTCTTCGTGATCGCAAATATTGTAAACGAATACTTCCTTATCTTTGCCATCGCGCGTGCCTTTAATTAACGTGCCGATACAGGTTTTACCATTGTATCTCGGCGCCAGGCTTGCAGGGTCTGGCAAACACGCTTTTAACACGTGCAGCGGTACAACCTCCTGGCCATGACTGGTGGTCACAGTTTCGTGGTTCAGTAAGCCCACTTTTTCGAAAACTTCCAGACAATTCAGGTAATGCTCTCCAAACCCCATCCAGAAACGTACGGTTTTAACATCAGGAATGTTCAGCGATAAAGAATGCACTTCATCATGCCCCATCAGGTACAGTTTGTGTTCACCGACTTCCGGAAAGTTGTATTCCATTGAGCGACTATGGTGCGGATAAGTGCGCCATTGGCCATCTTCCAGACAGCTGGCATCTTCGATAATTTCACGCAGGTTAATTTCCGGATCGAAATTGGTTGAGAAGAAATGGCCATGGTCGCCATCGTTCACATCCATGATGTCGATACTTTCGATTGAATCAAATTCGTGCTTTTGAGCATATGCGCAATAAGCGTTAACCACACCTGGATCAAAACCACTCCCCAGAATTGCGGTGACCCCTTTTTCCTTACACAACTCGCGCTTTTTCCACTCATAATTTGCATACCAGGGATAAGGCGCATTCATCACACTATAATCTTCGTGAACCGCAGTATCGATATAGGCTGTACCGGTTTCTAAACAGGCATCGAGAATATTCATATTCACGAACGCGGTACACACGTTAATAACAATGTGGGTGTCCGTATCGCGAATTAAATCCACCAGATCATTCACATTGTATGCGTTCACCTCGCGGCTGAATAACGAGAAGTCCGCATGTGGGTGATGATTCTTTCTGTTTACTGCAGCAATGATGGCATCACATTTGGCGATATTTTTAGAAGCCAGACAAACCGACGCAAATACATCACTGCTTTGCGCGCATTTATGAGCAACGACGGCACCAACGGCTCCTGCACCAATAATAAGTACGTTCTTTTTCATAACTTATTCCCCCCAAATATTAGGAAAACGGTTAAGACAAAAAGTCTCGGAAATCTTCGTAATCAAACTCGCGAATAACACGGGTCTCACCGTTGATATTCTTGTGGCAAATGGCAGGCATCTTGATGCCATTGAAGAAGTTTTTCTTCACCATGGAGTATCCGGCAACATCTGAGAACCTGAGTTCATCACCAATCTCAATTGCCTGATCAAAGACATAAGTTCCAAAAACATCGCCTGCCAGACAGGTGCGACCACAAACGCGATAGACAAATTTTCCCTGCTTGAGTGCTTGCGATATTTCGTCTTCTGCGATTTCTTTGGCGCCATCGAGAGCTGGTACAAACTGATATACCAGCA
This sequence is a window from Saccharospirillaceae bacterium. Protein-coding genes within it:
- the pyrR gene encoding bifunctional pyr operon transcriptional regulator/uracil phosphoribosyltransferase PyrR, producing the protein MSLPPALQDCEKTCQELGDRLHTLLAQRQIENPLIIGIRTGGVWVAERLHQHLKLQENIGVLDISFYRDDFTRHGLHPQVKGSELPDSIENRHIILVDDVVMSGRTIRAAMNELFDYGRPASIQLVCLLDIGRRELPIQPDLCGASLELSDGQLVKLSGPEPLTLSLA
- a CDS encoding aspartate carbamoyltransferase catalytic subunit, with product MNSPHQVQLTEDSRLKHFLTTEGLSKELLTEILDTADSFISTQERSVKKVPLLRGKTVVNLFFENSTRTRSTFELAAKRLSADILNLDISKSATSKGETLMDTLWNLEAMYSDMFVVRHADSGAAHFIAEHVTPNVAIINAGDGRHAHPTQAMLDMLTIRRHKQSIEGKVVAIVGDILHSRVARSQIHALRTLGAAEVRVIGPGTLLPNDIDALGAKPFYRMEDGLKDCDVIIMLRLQKERMQNALLPSEGEFFKLYGLTEQKLLLAKPDAIVMHPGPINRGVEIESAVADGNQSVILNQVSYGIAVRMAVMAMAMSGQQQASSNEYEEA
- a CDS encoding pseudoazurin, whose protein sequence is MKLSSLFAIALTTLAANAWSADHVVQMKNMGADGTMVFEPGFLKVAVGDTVTFEPTDQGHNSESIANLVPAGAKGWKGGFGQKTTVTIDKEGVYVYKCLPHAMMAMVGVIQAGNATNLEKVKADSKALSATFVMSKDRLDKYLAQAK
- the ruvX gene encoding Holliday junction resolvase RuvX, translating into MSGVAITNKIQTLMGFDFGTQRIGIATGQRVTETAGPLDPVKAKDGIPNWDNLQKIINEWQPDAFVVGLPLNMDGTPSDMSNRAAKFARRLEGRFHRPAYTQDERLTSFEAKGMVIDQGGDRDFGANSVDGLAAQLILQSWMTEHPRD
- a CDS encoding saccharopine dehydrogenase family protein, whose amino-acid sequence is MKKNVLIIGAGAVGAVVAHKCAQSSDVFASVCLASKNIAKCDAIIAAVNRKNHHPHADFSLFSREVNAYNVNDLVDLIRDTDTHIVINVCTAFVNMNILDACLETGTAYIDTAVHEDYSVMNAPYPWYANYEWKKRELCKEKGVTAILGSGFDPGVVNAYCAYAQKHEFDSIESIDIMDVNDGDHGHFFSTNFDPEINLREIIEDASCLEDGQWRTYPHHSRSMEYNFPEVGEHKLYLMGHDEVHSLSLNIPDVKTVRFWMGFGEHYLNCLEVFEKVGLLNHETVTTSHGQEVVPLHVLKACLPDPASLAPRYNGKTCIGTLIKGTRDGKDKEVFVYNICDHEETYADIDSQAIAFTAGVPPVAAAKLIASGEWDVKTMANVEELDPIPFFERLAEMGLSTEVCNLDAGEDSAESRVLYA
- a CDS encoding dihydroorotase; the encoded protein is MMRYCLIEGARLLDPANGVDKIADIYVADGKIQAIDHKPAAGEIETSIDGNNKILLPGLIDLGAHLAEPGFTQKGSIATETKAAARSGFTHICALPDTKPVTDSPAVVQLIQEKAAQAGYAEVLPLGAATQGLEGTQLANMFSLTEAGCPALSNARKPIKDSYVLQRVMEYAATYNIRLFLSANDTTLADGCMHAGPTATRMGLDGIAETAETIALSQILLMAEQTGVQLHISQISSARSVRMLQQARDNGIRVTADVPLANLVYTDEAVNGYNSQFNVLPVLRSECDRQSLLAAVNNGELAISSNHRPHEIAAKKAPFSDAEPGMSMFDCFLPLALKLIAAEELDWHAFVKATSQIPAQIIGKDHVGLAEGNFFSAVLVNASATTDLSQLESKGSNIPCTDEELTGKVEALFVSGARVL